A portion of the Citrobacter rodentium NBRC 105723 = DSM 16636 genome contains these proteins:
- a CDS encoding GAF domain-containing protein — protein sequence MNKTELYADLHRDFQALMAGESSFLATLANTSALLYERLAEVNWAGFYLLENDTLVLGPFQGKIACVRIPVGRGVCGTAIAQNQVQRIDDVHAFDGHIACDAASNAEIVLPITVNQQLIGVLDIDSTAFGRFTAEDEAGLRQLVVLLETVLAASDYKKFFASVAG from the coding sequence ATGAACAAAACAGAGCTTTACGCGGATCTGCACCGCGATTTTCAGGCCCTAATGGCAGGGGAAAGCAGTTTCCTGGCGACGCTGGCGAATACCAGCGCGCTCTTGTACGAAAGACTTGCGGAAGTGAACTGGGCCGGTTTTTATCTGCTCGAAAACGACACGCTGGTATTAGGTCCGTTTCAGGGCAAAATCGCCTGCGTGCGTATCCCGGTCGGGCGTGGCGTTTGCGGCACGGCGATCGCGCAAAACCAGGTGCAGCGTATTGATGACGTTCACGCCTTCGACGGGCACATCGCCTGCGATGCCGCCAGTAACGCCGAAATCGTGCTGCCGATTACGGTAAATCAACAGCTTATCGGCGTGCTTGACATCGACAGTACGGCGTTTGGCCGCTTCACCGCAGAAGATGAAGCGGGGCTTCGCCAGCTTGTCGTTCTGCTTGAAACCGTGCTTGCAGCGTCGGATTACAAAAAATTCTTTGCGAGCGTCGCAGGATAA
- the yebS gene encoding membrane integrity lipid transport subunit YebS, whose amino-acid sequence MALKTQRITPTKKIAIWSISEALPRAHYQRCPQCDMLFSLPKMRSHQSAYCPRCQAKIRDGRDWSLTRLAAMAVTMLLLMPFAWGEPLLRIFLLGIRIDANVMQGIWQMTSQGDPITAAMVFFGVVGAPLILVTSIAYLWFGNILGMNLRPVLLMLERLKEWVMLDIYLVGIGVASIKVQDYAYLQPGVGLFAFIALVLLSVLTLSHLNVEQLWERFYPQRPANRADEKLRVCLGCHFTGYPDPRGRCPRCHIPLRERRNQSLQKCWAALLASIVFLLPANLLPISVIYINGGRQEDTIMSGIMSLASSNIAVAAIVFIASILVPFTKVIVMFTLLLSIHFKCEQGLRTRIQLLRLVTWIGRWSMLDLFVIALTMSLINRDQILAFTMGPAAFYFGAAVILTILAVEWLDSRLLWDAHESGNARFAD is encoded by the coding sequence ATGGCTCTTAAGACGCAACGGATTACGCCAACAAAAAAAATAGCGATCTGGTCCATTAGCGAAGCGCTTCCGCGTGCTCACTATCAGCGTTGCCCTCAGTGCGATATGCTGTTTAGCCTGCCGAAAATGCGCTCGCACCAGAGCGCTTACTGTCCGCGCTGCCAGGCGAAAATTCGCGACGGCCGCGACTGGTCGCTGACCCGGCTGGCGGCGATGGCGGTCACCATGCTGCTGCTGATGCCTTTTGCCTGGGGCGAGCCGCTGCTGCGCATCTTTCTGCTGGGGATCCGCATAGACGCCAACGTGATGCAGGGGATCTGGCAGATGACCAGCCAGGGCGATCCCATAACCGCAGCGATGGTGTTTTTTGGCGTCGTCGGCGCGCCGTTAATTCTGGTGACCTCCATCGCTTATCTGTGGTTTGGTAATATCCTCGGGATGAATTTACGCCCTGTCCTGCTGATGCTGGAAAGGCTGAAAGAGTGGGTGATGCTGGATATCTATCTGGTCGGCATCGGCGTCGCCTCGATTAAGGTTCAGGATTACGCTTATTTACAGCCCGGCGTCGGACTTTTCGCCTTCATCGCGCTGGTGCTGCTGAGCGTTCTGACCCTCTCGCATCTTAACGTCGAGCAGCTCTGGGAAAGGTTTTATCCGCAGCGTCCGGCAAACCGGGCGGATGAAAAACTGCGCGTCTGTCTCGGCTGCCATTTTACCGGCTATCCTGATCCGCGGGGCCGCTGCCCGCGCTGTCATATCCCGCTTCGCGAACGCCGAAATCAGAGTCTGCAAAAATGCTGGGCGGCGCTGCTGGCGTCGATCGTTTTCCTGTTGCCTGCTAACCTTTTGCCTATCTCAGTGATTTATATCAACGGCGGACGTCAGGAAGACACGATTATGTCCGGCATTATGTCGCTGGCAAGCAGCAATATCGCCGTCGCCGCTATCGTCTTTATTGCCAGTATTCTGGTGCCGTTCACCAAAGTGATCGTCATGTTTACTCTGCTTCTCAGCATTCATTTCAAATGCGAGCAGGGGCTGCGTACGCGTATACAGCTGTTGCGACTGGTCACCTGGATTGGCCGCTGGTCGATGCTGGATCTGTTTGTGATTGCGTTAACCATGTCGCTGATAAACCGCGACCAGATACTTGCTTTTACGATGGGACCGGCTGCGTTTTATTTCGGCGCAGCGGTAATTTTGACTATTCTTGCTGTGGAATGGCTGGACAGCCGATTACTTTGGGATGCACATGAGTCAGGAAACGCCCGCTTCGCAGACTGA